A portion of the Planctomicrobium piriforme genome contains these proteins:
- a CDS encoding PQQ-dependent sugar dehydrogenase, which translates to MSRSIGMLLTCCLVMLAFSVESVAADLPTEQDYYAITSSEMPAGAVLEPGAFQLMPDGRLAVGTRRGEVWMIAAPFSKELKATQYTRFAHGLHEILGLAERDGWLYVVQRCDVSRLKDTNGDGKADLFEVVSDGWEISGDQHEYAFGSKFDKNGDLWVTLCLTGSFTSKVPYRGWCLRIKPDGTAVPTTSGVRSPGGLGMNAAGDMFYTDNQGPWNGTCSLRVLRPGKFVGHPGGNDWYTLANASMGPRPKDPQSGSRLVVEADKIPELDLPAILFPYKKMGQSASGIACDTSGGKFGPFQNQLFVGDQTYSQVMRVDLEQIDGVYQGACFPFREGFGAGTVGLEMTPQGALFAGGTARGWGSRGKQEFSIERVDWTGKTPFEIVTMHLNADGFTLTFTEPVDEKTAAAINSYTLGTYTYIYQSAYGSPEVDHTEPKIESATLSEDKRSVRLVVKGLQRGHVHELHADGIRSHAGLPLLHPVAYYTLNKLASP; encoded by the coding sequence ATGTCTCGCTCGATTGGAATGCTCCTGACCTGTTGTCTCGTCATGCTGGCTTTCAGCGTTGAGTCAGTCGCGGCCGATCTGCCCACTGAGCAGGACTATTACGCGATCACCTCGTCCGAGATGCCGGCGGGGGCGGTGCTTGAGCCGGGGGCGTTTCAGTTGATGCCGGATGGCCGGCTGGCGGTCGGCACGCGGCGCGGCGAAGTGTGGATGATCGCCGCCCCCTTCTCAAAAGAGCTCAAAGCCACGCAGTACACCCGCTTCGCGCATGGCCTGCATGAGATTCTGGGTCTCGCCGAACGGGACGGCTGGCTGTATGTCGTGCAGCGGTGTGACGTCTCTCGATTGAAAGACACCAACGGCGACGGCAAGGCCGACCTGTTCGAAGTCGTCAGCGACGGCTGGGAGATCTCCGGCGACCAGCACGAATACGCCTTCGGTTCCAAGTTCGACAAGAACGGCGACCTGTGGGTCACGCTCTGCCTGACGGGGTCGTTCACCAGCAAAGTTCCGTATCGCGGCTGGTGCCTGCGAATCAAGCCGGATGGTACTGCCGTTCCCACCACCAGCGGCGTCCGCTCGCCCGGCGGGCTGGGGATGAACGCCGCAGGCGACATGTTCTATACCGACAATCAGGGGCCCTGGAACGGAACCTGTTCACTACGCGTGCTGCGGCCCGGCAAGTTTGTGGGCCATCCCGGCGGCAACGACTGGTACACGCTCGCGAATGCGTCCATGGGCCCGCGTCCCAAAGATCCCCAGTCCGGCAGCCGGCTGGTGGTCGAAGCGGACAAGATCCCGGAACTCGATCTGCCGGCGATTCTGTTCCCTTATAAGAAGATGGGACAGTCCGCGAGCGGCATCGCCTGCGATACCAGCGGCGGGAAATTCGGCCCTTTTCAGAATCAATTATTCGTCGGCGATCAGACCTACAGTCAGGTCATGCGAGTCGACCTCGAACAGATCGACGGCGTTTATCAGGGCGCCTGTTTCCCGTTCCGCGAAGGCTTCGGCGCTGGCACTGTCGGTCTGGAAATGACCCCGCAAGGGGCTCTGTTCGCTGGCGGCACCGCCCGAGGGTGGGGTTCGCGCGGCAAGCAGGAGTTCTCGATCGAACGAGTCGACTGGACCGGCAAGACTCCGTTTGAAATCGTGACGATGCACCTCAACGCAGACGGCTTCACGCTGACCTTCACCGAACCAGTTGACGAGAAGACCGCAGCAGCGATCAATTCCTACACGCTCGGCACCTATACTTACATCTATCAGTCCGCTTACGGCAGTCCGGAAGTCGATCACACGGAACCGAAGATCGAGTCAGCCACTCTCAGCGAAGACAAACGCTCCGTCCGCCTTGTCGTCAAAGGACTGCAACGGGGACATGTCCACGAACTGCACGCCGACGGCATCCGCTCGCACGCCGGACTCCCGCTGCTGCATCCCGTCGCGTACTACACGCTCAACAAGCTGGCTTCGCCGTAG